DNA from bacterium:
GGGGCAGGCCGTGATCTTTGTATGCTTGGGGTAGTGATCAAGTGCAAGGAAATTACTTCTGTCCACAGAGACAGCAAGATTATATGAGGAAGGCAGTCAGGTCAGTGGGAGGTATTTTGTGCCAGGAAGGCTGGCTGTGACAACCAACTGGCAAGAATAAGGGGGAGGGCAATATTGTGGAAAGTCTAAAGATAGCCAAGGAGCGGAAACGCCAGTTCAAGGAGATGGTGGCGCCCACTAGCCGGATGGATGCATGTTTGACATGTGGCACCTGTGCAGGTGGATGTCCTGTGGCCGACTGGGAGGGCATGGACCCCAGGAAGCTCATACGAATGATACAGTTGGGGCTGGAGGATCAGGTCATCAAGTCCAACTGGATTTGGCAGTGCACCAACTGCCAGAGGTGCACCTGGGCCTGCCCCATGGGGATCAACTTCGGGGCCATAATAACCACTGCCAGAAGCCTTGTGCCCAGAGAGGAGACTCCCGGGGAGATCCAGAAAACGGCCAACAACCACAGGG
Protein-coding regions in this window:
- a CDS encoding 4Fe-4S dicluster domain-containing protein, whose amino-acid sequence is MESLKIAKERKRQFKEMVAPTSRMDACLTCGTCAGGCPVADWEGMDPRKLIRMIQLGLEDQVIKSNWIWQCTNCQRCTWACPMGINFGAIITTARSLVPREETPGEIQKTANNHRETMNNMRLTVEDAVETFQWMAEDLKEEIPDFELPIDKEGAEFFCTINSKQP